One Triplophysa dalaica isolate WHDGS20190420 chromosome 1, ASM1584641v1, whole genome shotgun sequence DNA segment encodes these proteins:
- the senp8 gene encoding sentrin-specific protease 8 — translation MDQVVLSFQDSLLRRSDVALLDGPHWLNDQVIGFAFEYFSTERFRNPGENVCFISPEVTQFIKHASCQEELSIFLEPLSLASRRWVFLAVNDNSNQTAGGSHWSLLMYQRDNNQFTHYDSQSGGNSLHARRISAKLEAFLGARGKVPFVEGQCPSQQNSYDCGMYVICNAEALCESCRIQGCAHLPTEMITPAYITRKRTEWHSLIRRLAKE, via the coding sequence ATGGATCAGGTGGTTCTGAGCTTCCAGGACAGTCTCCTGCGGCGCTCAGATGTGGCACTGTTAGACGGTCCTCACTGGCTCAACGATCAGGTCATCGGATTTGCCTTTGAGTACTTTTCAACCGAGCGCTTCAGAAACCCGGGCGAAAATGTGTGTTTCATCAGCCCTGAGGTCACCCAGTTTATCAAGCACGCCTCCTGCCAAGAGGAGCTCTCCATCTTCCTGGAGCCTCTGAGTCTCGCGTCTCGTCGCTGGGTGTTCCTGGCCGTCAATGACAACTCCAACCAGACGGCAGGTGGCTCCCACTGGAGCTTGCTTATGTATCAGCGTGACAACAACCAGTTCACGCACTACGACTCCCAGAGCGGAGGCAACTCCCTGCACGCCCGCCGTATCTCAGCCAAGCTGGAGGCTTTTCTGGGTGCTCGGGGTAAAGTGCCATTCGTGGAGGGGCAGTGCCCCTCGCAGCAGAACAGTTATGACTGCGGCATGTACGTGATCTGTAATGCCGAGGCTCTTTGCGAGAGCTGTAGAATTCAGGGCTGTGCCCATCTGCCCACTGAGATGATAACACCTGCCTACATTACACGGAAGAGGACAGAATGGCATTCATTAATACGGAGACTTGCCAAGGAATGA